A single window of Acetohalobium arabaticum DSM 5501 DNA harbors:
- a CDS encoding biotin-dependent carboxyltransferase family protein, whose amino-acid sequence MGEIKIIKSGMLTLIEDDGRYGYQQYGVPVSGTMDFFAHRLANILVGNDELESVLETTIIGPEIEFHDDMVIAITGADSSPILNGKSIPLWQSIRVHRGDHLSFNGIKDGCRSYIAFSGGFDVPVVMDSKSTYIKAGIGGFKGRALNQGDVLRIGEPTEEITELEGRKIPQEYINYHLQDNINIRVVLGPQKEYFTAKGIEAFLSNKYEITNESDRMGYRLNGEEIEHKKSADILSDGIAMGAVQVPSNGQPIIMMADRQVTGGYTKIANVITVDLPKIAQAKPGQEIEFEAITVQKAQKLLRSFENKINFIKRVFKLKLKNNKKLITYRLDELSKLFLDNIKDEVKDCTDKREEINLSKIKELVKLLNETDVYEINFKKNDIKINIKKRSARNF is encoded by the coding sequence GTGGGAGAAATAAAAATAATTAAATCGGGGATGCTGACCCTCATTGAAGATGATGGAAGATATGGTTATCAGCAGTATGGAGTTCCCGTCTCTGGAACTATGGATTTTTTTGCTCATAGATTAGCTAATATTTTAGTTGGTAATGATGAACTGGAAAGTGTATTAGAAACTACGATAATAGGACCTGAAATTGAATTTCATGATGATATGGTAATTGCTATAACAGGAGCAGATTCATCTCCGATTTTAAATGGTAAAAGTATTCCTTTATGGCAGAGTATAAGAGTTCACAGGGGAGATCATCTGAGTTTTAATGGAATCAAAGATGGCTGTAGGAGTTATATTGCTTTTTCTGGTGGATTTGATGTTCCCGTTGTAATGGATAGTAAGTCAACTTATATTAAAGCAGGGATTGGTGGGTTTAAAGGAAGAGCATTAAATCAAGGTGATGTACTCAGGATTGGAGAGCCTACAGAAGAGATAACTGAACTAGAAGGACGTAAGATTCCTCAAGAATATATTAATTATCATCTGCAAGATAATATTAATATTCGAGTTGTATTAGGCCCTCAAAAGGAATATTTTACTGCTAAAGGAATTGAAGCATTTTTATCGAATAAATATGAAATAACTAATGAATCTGATCGCATGGGGTATAGATTGAATGGAGAAGAGATTGAACATAAAAAAAGTGCTGATATACTATCTGATGGTATTGCAATGGGAGCAGTACAGGTTCCCAGTAATGGACAGCCGATAATTATGATGGCTGATAGGCAGGTAACAGGTGGATATACTAAAATAGCAAATGTAATTACAGTCGATTTACCTAAGATTGCACAGGCTAAACCTGGACAAGAGATTGAATTTGAAGCGATAACAGTTCAAAAAGCACAGAAATTATTAAGAAGCTTTGAAAATAAAATTAATTTTATAAAAAGGGTATTTAAGTTGAAATTAAAGAATAATAAGAAACTAATTACTTATAGATTAGATGAATTGTCGAAGTTATTCCTGGATAATATTAAAGATGAGGTGAAAGATTGTACAGATAAAAGAGAAGAAATAAATTTAAGTAAAATTAAAGAGTTAGTTAAGCTTTTGAATGAAACTGATGTTTATGAAATCAACTTTAAAAAGAATGATATTAAAATAAACATTAAGAAAAGAAGTGCTAGAAATTTCTAG
- a CDS encoding alanine-tRNA synthetase second additional domain-containing protein → MFDCLAQSVYFAPRGRRRLMLLGKNLAQKYLTDDDKIIGLIGDEGSGKSLLIRGMFPGLNLVNDDKGINIKPSSIIQDARENNFNSHTYHVDVRFETAFVQPWQLGEVVQKAVDDGQRVVIEHFELLADHLELDADLLLGIGEEVLTMRPGVFSSHPEEIAEIVFDSIKYRRMAHTAEDLTSKVLEEELGVKKSTYHSDVKSGFVLQFEEKPEFDFDDLETKINEVIADNKLVKFHDREHIKIGDETYPCSGPRIHVKKTGDIKNFRLIKELKYDSKQERYLLTGLVGDEQSQFELSNK, encoded by the coding sequence ATGTTTGATTGTCTTGCTCAATCAGTCTATTTTGCTCCGCGGGGTAGAAGGAGATTAATGTTATTGGGGAAAAACCTAGCTCAAAAATATTTAACTGATGATGACAAAATAATAGGTTTGATTGGAGATGAGGGTTCCGGTAAGTCATTATTGATTCGCGGTATGTTTCCCGGATTAAATTTAGTTAATGATGATAAGGGGATCAATATTAAGCCTTCATCCATTATACAGGATGCAAGAGAGAATAATTTTAATAGCCATACGTATCATGTTGATGTCAGATTTGAAACTGCTTTTGTGCAGCCCTGGCAGTTAGGAGAGGTAGTTCAGAAGGCAGTAGATGACGGACAGCGGGTTGTTATTGAGCATTTTGAATTATTAGCTGATCATCTTGAACTAGATGCCGATTTATTGTTAGGTATTGGGGAGGAAGTCCTGACTATGCGTCCAGGAGTTTTTAGCTCTCATCCAGAGGAGATAGCAGAAATAGTCTTTGATTCAATTAAATATAGGCGGATGGCCCATACTGCTGAAGATTTAACTTCTAAAGTGTTAGAAGAGGAGCTGGGAGTAAAGAAGTCTACTTATCATAGTGATGTAAAGAGCGGTTTTGTGCTTCAGTTTGAAGAAAAGCCGGAGTTTGACTTTGATGATTTAGAAACGAAAATAAATGAGGTTATTGCTGATAATAAACTAGTGAAATTTCATGATAGAGAACATATTAAGATAGGAGATGAAACCTATCCTTGCAGCGGGCCCCGTATTCATGTTAAGAAGACAGGCGATATAAAGAACTTTAGATTGATCAAAGAGCTGAAGTATGACTCCAAGCAAGAACGTTATTTATTAACAGGTTTAGTTGGAGATGAACAGAGCCAGTTTGAATTGAGTAATA